Within the Eucalyptus grandis isolate ANBG69807.140 chromosome 1, ASM1654582v1, whole genome shotgun sequence genome, the region aatattttcatataatttaatcactaaatttgaataaattaaagtttagagATAATATTACCATTAAACTAAATTTCATGATCATATTGAACCGATGAAAAGTTAGAAATAAGCTACATATTAATTTCAAGAGATCATCTGTGTCATTTTCCTTACGTTGATTTAGGAGGCTGATAGACAAATTACTCGAATGACAAAATGTACTTCGAGAAATGAGTTCGAGTGACCAGAGAGGATTTCGCGTAGAAACTAGAAAGTAAAAATGACTTCCCGTcgtcatcattattattattattattattatttgctgtTGGTTGACGAGAAAAAGGAGTGAAAATCTTCCGCCCACGTTCCTCTCTTCCGTCTCTGATCCGAGAATCGAAgcagagaaaagagagagagacgtccAGCTTTCGCTTTCCCTTCTTTCCCACTCCACCGTCGTCGCAGGTGCTCGAAGCCACCCACCGCGGAGTCCCCCTCTCTCCACTAAATTCGAGAGCTACCCACCAAGCGTCGCCGCCGCATCTCCCCCTCCCGCCTCTCAAGCTCCCTCctttccgccgccgccgccgcctccggagacgccgtcgccgccgccgtctcgCCGCCGGTGGTGCCCTCCGGGAGGACGAGCGCGCGCGCGATAGGAAGCGACCCATGAAGCGGCGGGGCGGGATCGGGTTCTCCCCCCCCGTGGCCGCCGTCGTCCTCGCGATCGGCTTCCTCTACTTCTCCACCGTCTTCGTCTTCATCGACCGCTGGTTCGGCCTCGCCTCCTCGCCGGGCCTCATGAACGCCGCCGCCTTCACCGGCGTCGCCCTCATGTGCGTCTTCAACTACGCCGCCTCCGTCTTCACCGACCCGGGTCGGGTCCCTCCCACCTTCGTGCCCGACGTCGAGGATGCCGAGACCCCGATTCACGAGATCAAGCGCAAGGTATGGCCCTGATTCCGTTCCAAGAATCGctggttttcttctctttgcccCCTTTCAATTCCAGTTTATGCGCATTTGATACCTCGATACTCGATTCCTCGCGTTGAATGGATTGTTAGAGAATCTTGTTACATGCATGGGCTGATATGTGGTGCTCAATTTATGGAGGGGATCTGGACATATGGGCAATGACGGTGATTggttttgttttacttttcaaGATTTCTCTTTCCCAGAAAAGGGTTATGAATTTGCAACTATCAGATCTTTGTTGGTGGGTTGCTGATGCGATCCCTGTAATAAAGATGGGAGTGGAGTATTCATTGGTCGGCAATGTTGATCTGTGTAGAATGCTTGTAAACAATGAATAAGTAAAGGGATGCTGAGTTGAGAATATTTGAAGTGGAGTCTATTTTTAGTGGTCTTGGCCACCTCGTCCATGTGATTCTGCAAGACGACAGGGATAGCCTGTTGAAAAGATTCTGGAAGTAATTGTAGCTTGTAAATAGATCCCGAGAATAATGTGTTCCTCTCTGCTTTCCTTGCTCTAGGTATTGAAATAGCATCAGAGGTGCCATTACCATTATTGCTTGTGGGCTATTGCAGAATGTGGATGCTGTCAAATTTAAAAGTTGGACCTGGCCCGTTGTTAACGTCTGACATATAGTTGATTTTGACTGTGTAGTTTTAACTAGGTATTGACCCTGCAATATGACCATGGCACTCTGAAAACCTTGTCAGGTGTCCTGGCCATCCTATAACTAATGCAACACCAACTCTCGCATATTTTCTATCACAAAATGATTGAAATTGCCTCCTTTGTGGAAAATTCAATGATGTCCTTTATGTGAAGTTTGAATTGTCCACTCATTATGATGCTCGCATAATAACAATGCTTTTGGCAATGAAATTTATGATGCCAAAGGGTGTACTGAATTGTATTTGTAATCACATTTCACCTTGGGGATCCAGTGTTCTTTGCAGAATTTTGGAAGAATCATATATCCTGTGTTTTATATTCCTCATCTCCCAATTGTTTTCATTTGCTGTTCACTTTGTTGAGAAGATtgtttgaaatgtcattttgtCATGGCATTAATATATCCCGATCTTAGGGGTTTGCTCTATTGGAGTTGACAAATTTGAGTGTGTTCTTGATTCTCTTCAACTTCTCATCACTGATATCATATATTATGCACATTCATGTATGGGGAATTAAATTCCATTTATGTTGTCTATCTAGTTTTATTATATTCTCAAATTTAGTCAGGCCTGATCAAGTATCTTGTTTCCAACCAAGCCTGGgttagaatcatcatttgatctGGTACGTCTTCCCTACCATCCCTTGGCACTGGGCTACAGAACGAATTTCTCTGTTTGAGACATTGACACTGTGAATGATATGCCGCTGAATCTGCGCTGATGCTACTCTTGGTAAATAGGGTAGGCTCAGCATAAAGTGCTGGTGCTTGGTTCTTGTTTGAGCTGCCTAATTAATCAGTCCTACTTGAGTTAGTAGACAGAAAGAAGCTAGTTGTTAAGTATTCTGCTGTCAAAGAGAATGCGATTATATCTAATATGAGGGTGATACTCAAACTTTCTATGCAGCTTCTCCTTAGTCTCTAAATCTGGAAATTTGGACCTGCAAATATGTTATTTTGTGGATTTTTGCAGGGTGGCGATTTGAGATATTGCCAAAAGTGTTCCCTCTATAAGCCTCCACGTGCACATCATTGTCGAGTCTGCAAAAGATGTGTTCTGCGAATGGTATGCGTGACGCATGCTATCGTCTGTGGATTAATATACTTCATACTATGTTCACTTACCTAGTGCCACTTGATTGTCAGGATCACCACTGCATTTGGATAAACAATTGTGTTGGCCACGCAAACTACAAGGTCTTCTTTGTATTTGTTGTCTATGCGGTAACAGCATGCATCTATTCACTGGTATGTATGTAATTtcttggaggattccttcaagGGATTTATGTTATGAGTCCAATTCACTAAATCCATATGCATTTGCACGGTTCCTTT harbors:
- the LOC104436700 gene encoding probable protein S-acyltransferase 16, encoding MKRRGGIGFSPPVAAVVLAIGFLYFSTVFVFIDRWFGLASSPGLMNAAAFTGVALMCVFNYAASVFTDPGRVPPTFVPDVEDAETPIHEIKRKGGDLRYCQKCSLYKPPRAHHCRVCKRCVLRMDHHCIWINNCVGHANYKVFFVFVVYAVTACIYSLVLLLGSLIIDPEKDDQQSENSFRTVYVISGLLLVPLCIALGVLLGWHIYLILHNKTTIEYHEGVRAMWLAEKGGSVYNHPYDLGAYENLTMVLGPNILSWLCPTTTHIGSGLRFRTSYDELAASPDS